From one Microcoleus sp. FACHB-831 genomic stretch:
- a CDS encoding molybdenum cofactor guanylyltransferase, which produces MNASQTRSLSTIVLAGGQSSRMGRDKALIAVRGVPLLQQICDVALQCASQVYVVTPWPQRYQEILPSRCILVQEQPLPGETVKESPHGPLVGFSQGLAQVQTEWALLLACDLPQLRVDILQNWSSELENAPKDAIALLARHPKGWEPLCGFYRRSCLAVLTEYIDGGGRSFQGWLAQNSVEELPLSDRALLFNCNTPDDLKKI; this is translated from the coding sequence ATGAATGCTTCCCAAACGCGATCGCTCTCTACCATCGTCCTCGCAGGTGGACAAAGTTCTCGCATGGGTCGAGATAAAGCCTTGATAGCTGTCCGAGGCGTGCCGTTACTCCAGCAGATTTGTGATGTTGCTCTCCAATGTGCTTCTCAAGTCTATGTAGTCACGCCTTGGCCACAAAGGTATCAAGAGATACTTCCCAGCAGATGCATTCTTGTTCAAGAACAGCCTCTACCTGGGGAAACGGTTAAAGAATCTCCTCACGGGCCACTCGTGGGATTCTCTCAAGGGCTAGCGCAGGTGCAAACAGAGTGGGCGTTGTTACTCGCCTGCGATTTGCCCCAACTTCGAGTTGATATATTGCAAAATTGGTCATCGGAGTTGGAAAACGCACCAAAAGATGCGATCGCGCTTCTAGCACGACACCCCAAAGGATGGGAACCGCTTTGTGGTTTCTACCGCCGCAGTTGTTTGGCGGTGCTAACTGAATATATTGATGGTGGGGGAAGATCTTTTCAAGGTTGGTTGGCGCAAAATTCCGTCGAGGAATTGCCGTTAAGCGATCGCGCTCTATTATTTAATTGCAACACACCCGACGATCTTAAAAAGATATGA
- a CDS encoding serine/threonine-protein kinase, giving the protein MLQAEQILHERYQLKEPLNKNAGRQTWLAIDLSANPRELVIVKLLAFSPHLQWDDFKLFEREAQVLKHLQHPRIPRYRDYFSLDNVSGSGLSWFGLVQEHIPGASLQQILARGDRFNESQIRHIATSVLDILIYLHELSPPVLHRDIKPSNLILAEDKRVYLVDFGAVQDRAGVEGVTFTVVGTCGYAPLEQFWGRTVPASDLYALGATLIHLLTGRTPADLPQQNLRICFANNVSVSPGLVRWIEQLTEPALEQRFASARSALAALKSAQRYPQRAADIEPSYLAELSNSLANTSGQGFLSNGSVPAEILGWNWGAFLLAPFWSMSHRVWIGALSFGAFFIPPMGFFVAIMLGAMGNEWAWKTRRWNSIAEFKALQRAWTQMALLFFLALPATLLAVALLFALL; this is encoded by the coding sequence ATGCTGCAAGCAGAGCAGATACTGCATGAGCGCTATCAACTTAAAGAACCATTAAACAAAAATGCGGGCAGACAAACTTGGCTGGCAATTGATTTGTCTGCCAATCCGAGAGAACTGGTAATTGTTAAATTGCTGGCTTTTAGTCCCCATCTACAGTGGGACGACTTCAAGCTGTTCGAGCGCGAGGCGCAAGTCCTCAAACATCTCCAGCATCCCAGGATTCCCCGCTATCGCGATTATTTTTCCCTCGACAACGTGAGCGGTAGTGGGTTGTCGTGGTTTGGCTTGGTGCAGGAACATATTCCAGGTGCATCGCTGCAACAGATATTAGCTAGAGGCGATCGCTTCAACGAATCCCAGATACGTCACATAGCAACCTCTGTGCTGGACATTCTCATATATCTGCACGAGTTGAGTCCGCCCGTTCTCCACCGCGACATTAAGCCCAGCAATCTTATCCTCGCAGAAGATAAGCGGGTGTATTTAGTGGATTTTGGCGCAGTTCAGGATAGAGCTGGTGTTGAGGGCGTAACCTTTACGGTTGTTGGTACTTGCGGCTATGCGCCCTTAGAACAATTTTGGGGACGAACCGTACCTGCGTCAGATCTCTATGCCTTGGGTGCAACTCTGATTCACTTGTTAACTGGGAGAACGCCTGCTGACTTACCCCAACAGAATTTGCGGATTTGCTTTGCAAACAACGTGAGCGTTAGTCCTGGGTTGGTGCGTTGGATTGAGCAACTAACAGAACCCGCTCTCGAACAAAGGTTTGCCAGCGCCCGAAGCGCATTGGCGGCGCTAAAATCTGCCCAGAGATACCCGCAACGCGCTGCTGACATTGAGCCATCGTATCTTGCTGAGTTATCCAATAGTTTAGCTAATACTTCAGGGCAGGGTTTTTTGAGTAATGGAAGCGTCCCGGCTGAAATTTTGGGCTGGAATTGGGGGGCTTTTCTTTTGGCTCCGTTTTGGTCGATGTCCCATAGGGTTTGGATTGGCGCTTTATCTTTTGGCGCTTTTTTTATACCGCCGATGGGTTTCTTTGTGGCGATCATGCTGGGAGCAATGGGTAATGAATGGGCTTGGAAAACCAGACGTTGGAATAGTATTGCTGAATTTAAAGCGCTGCAAAGAGCATGGACTCAAATGGCGCTGCTGTTCTTCTTAGCACTCCCGGCGACGCTGCTGGCAGTAGCCCTTTTATTCGCTTTACTTTAA
- a CDS encoding N-acetylmuramoyl-L-alanine amidase, with translation MVRIFLSAGHGAGDPGAGAGGTTEDREMRLVRDATVAELRSRGCDVTSVPDYLSLIETISWINDRARRGDVALEIHADAYGNTNVRGASAYYAEGNEQRESDTQLLLRSLLESVSGLPSRGVKPDTSTGVGSLGFCRQISIPSILMELGFLTNPSDRALMQRRRKDYANGLADGLQAWSEREARRQGLTPPPPRAYPVISIKINGQFYRKQGILVNGNASVPVVFFKSLGIDPAKATGLRQVNYRNVAYVKAVDLQQFGVSVKWDNPNKTVILTTK, from the coding sequence ATGGTACGAATTTTTCTTTCAGCGGGTCATGGTGCTGGCGATCCGGGTGCGGGAGCTGGTGGGACAACGGAAGATAGAGAGATGAGGCTGGTGCGGGATGCTACTGTCGCTGAACTGCGATCGCGCGGTTGCGATGTCACGTCTGTTCCTGATTATCTTAGTCTGATAGAAACTATTAGCTGGATCAACGATCGCGCCCGTCGCGGTGATGTGGCTTTAGAAATCCACGCAGATGCATACGGTAACACCAACGTGCGCGGTGCTAGCGCTTACTATGCTGAGGGTAACGAGCAGCGAGAAAGCGATACTCAATTATTACTGCGATCGCTACTTGAGTCAGTTTCTGGATTACCCAGTCGTGGAGTTAAACCGGATACTTCTACAGGCGTTGGTAGTTTGGGCTTCTGTCGTCAAATAAGTATTCCGTCTATTTTGATGGAGTTGGGCTTTCTCACAAATCCTAGCGATCGCGCTTTAATGCAACGCAGGCGCAAAGATTATGCTAATGGCCTTGCTGATGGTTTGCAAGCTTGGAGTGAGAGGGAAGCTAGGCGGCAAGGCTTGACTCCACCCCCTCCGCGTGCCTACCCAGTTATTAGTATCAAAATTAACGGCCAGTTTTATAGAAAGCAGGGAATTTTGGTTAATGGTAATGCCTCCGTCCCTGTTGTTTTCTTTAAGTCTTTAGGAATCGATCCGGCTAAAGCCACAGGGTTACGCCAAGTAAACTACCGCAATGTGGCCTATGTCAAAGCGGTTGATTTGCAGCAGTTTGGGGTTTCTGTTAAATGGGATAATCCAAACAAGACAGTTATCTTAACTACTAAGTAG
- a CDS encoding S-layer family protein, with amino-acid sequence MKKQKHSHDLSGNEGKKKIFTSFFSLFTFYFLPHSGCAFAQSITLDGTLGTARPLTGPIYEILESDGKTVGTNLFHSFGKFNLDIGERVNFDSAPDITNILTRVTGGTPSFINGKIYTNSGNVNLFLVNPSGIQFGANASLDVGFTGGKGSFVATTLDALVWPDGGKFSATNPGDGNSLLTLVGDPSGFISTLSSPKPIVTSNSNLQLYEGLNLLLVGGDVNVNGGKLDALSGRIELGGLASPGAIALKVDGDNLSLSFPAGVQRSNVSITNGAIVDATTNNGGSITINAANLNILGGSKLTAGILPGGGDIGSKGGDITLNATGAIAIQNSSIENAVGKNAIGDSGQINIQAQSVSLSEGAFFDASTSGQGDAGTVIINASDSVSIAGKNTAIFSNVELGATGKGGDIYITTETLSLTDGALLTASTAGKGDTGFVIIDAGDRVSISGNSTSISSIVYPGATGSGGYIGITTGTLSLIDGAQLDTSTFGEGDAGYVNIIAGDRVSISGNGASISSIVYPGATGSGGYIGITTGTLSLTDGALLDTSTFGKGNAGFVDITAGDRVSVAGEGTSIYSNVELGATGSGGYIGITTGTLSLTDGAQVNARTYGQGDAGYVSIDAGDRVSISGNSTSIFSNVESEATGNGGAITITAGTLSLTDGAQLNARTYGQGDAGAIFIDTRDRVSVAGEGTSIFSNVESGATGSGGIITIDTRNLTIGDRAGIAVDSKGTGNAGNLLINASESIKLDNQGFLRAGTTTGEGGNMILDADKFVLLRNNSSISATSGKTGNGGNIIIDSPFVVAVPKENSDIFANAVGGNGGYINLTTDGVYGLKFRDRLTPSSDITARSEFGVNGIVEIFTLGVDPSQDLSTLEATPVDVEGLVGQGCQASSDRPESKFVVTGKGGLPANPNEPLGDEGVLVDLGTPRNQGNRGTGEQGRTYLAPSIQNAKSQMPNRIVEAQGWVVNEKGEVTLTAAAPAVTPHQSWQKPAKCNT; translated from the coding sequence CTAATCTATTCCATAGCTTTGGAAAGTTTAACCTCGATATAGGCGAGAGGGTAAATTTTGATAGCGCTCCGGATATTACAAATATTTTGACTCGCGTTACGGGGGGAACTCCCTCTTTTATTAATGGAAAAATTTACACGAATAGTGGTAATGTAAATCTTTTTTTGGTTAACCCTAGCGGCATTCAGTTTGGTGCAAATGCTTCTTTAGACGTAGGTTTTACAGGAGGAAAAGGCTCGTTTGTAGCTACAACATTAGATGCTTTAGTGTGGCCTGACGGGGGCAAATTTAGCGCTACGAATCCCGGCGATGGCAATAGTTTATTGACATTAGTTGGCGATCCTAGTGGATTTATTTCTACTTTAAGTTCGCCGAAACCGATTGTAACTTCAAATAGCAACTTGCAACTTTATGAGGGGTTGAATTTGCTGTTAGTTGGTGGCGATGTGAACGTAAATGGTGGAAAATTAGACGCATTAAGCGGTCGAATTGAGTTGGGAGGATTGGCTTCTCCAGGAGCGATCGCGCTAAAGGTAGATGGCGATAACTTGAGTTTAAGTTTTCCGGCTGGCGTGCAACGCTCGAATGTATCTATTACAAACGGCGCTATTGTTGATGCAACTACTAATAATGGCGGCAGCATTACTATCAACGCAGCAAATTTAAATATTTTAGGAGGAAGCAAGCTGACTGCTGGAATACTGCCAGGAGGGGGTGATATCGGTAGTAAAGGCGGAGATATTACACTGAATGCAACTGGAGCGATCGCAATACAAAATAGCTCTATTGAAAACGCTGTCGGAAAAAATGCTATTGGCGATAGCGGACAAATTAATATCCAAGCACAGTCTGTTTCCCTAAGCGAAGGTGCATTTTTCGATGCCAGTACTTCTGGACAGGGCGATGCGGGGACAGTAATTATTAATGCTAGCGATAGTGTCTCTATTGCAGGCAAAAACACTGCCATCTTCAGTAATGTGGAATTGGGAGCAACGGGCAAAGGTGGTGACATATACATCACAACGGAAACGCTTTCTTTGACAGATGGCGCACTTCTGACTGCCAGTACTGCTGGAAAGGGGGATACAGGATTCGTCATTATTGATGCGGGCGATCGCGTGTCTATATCAGGCAATAGCACTTCGATCTCCAGCATTGTCTACCCTGGAGCAACGGGAAGCGGTGGCTACATCGGCATCACCACTGGGACGCTTTCTTTGATAGATGGCGCTCAACTTGATACCAGCACTTTTGGAGAAGGGGATGCAGGATACGTCAATATAATTGCAGGCGATCGCGTATCGATATCAGGCAATGGCGCTTCGATCTCCAGCATTGTCTACCCTGGAGCAACGGGAAGCGGTGGCTACATCGGCATCACCACTGGGACGCTTTCTTTGACAGATGGCGCTCTACTTGATACCAGCACTTTTGGAAAGGGGAATGCGGGATTCGTCGATATAACTGCGGGCGATCGCGTGTCTGTAGCAGGCGAGGGCACTTCCATATACAGCAATGTGGAATTGGGAGCAACGGGAAGCGGTGGCTACATCGGCATCACCACTGGGACGCTTTCTTTGACAGATGGCGCTCAAGTCAATGCCCGCACTTATGGACAGGGAGATGCGGGATACGTCAGTATTGATGCAGGCGATCGCGTATCTATATCAGGCAATAGCACTTCGATCTTCAGTAACGTGGAATCGGAAGCAACTGGCAACGGTGGCGCCATTACCATTACCGCTGGGACGCTTTCTTTAACAGATGGCGCTCAACTCAATGCCCGCACTTATGGACAGGGAGATGCGGGGGCCATATTTATTGATACCCGCGATCGCGTGTCTGTAGCAGGCGAGGGCACTTCGATCTTCAGTAATGTGGAATCGGGAGCAACGGGCAGCGGTGGCATTATCACGATAGACACGAGGAATTTAACTATCGGCGATCGCGCTGGCATTGCTGTAGATAGCAAAGGTACAGGCAACGCAGGCAACTTACTAATTAACGCCTCCGAATCTATAAAGCTTGACAACCAAGGATTTCTCAGGGCAGGAACTACGACGGGCGAAGGCGGGAACATGATTTTAGACGCAGACAAATTCGTGCTGCTGCGGAATAACAGTTCTATTTCTGCCACATCAGGCAAGACGGGCAATGGAGGCAACATTATTATTGATTCCCCATTTGTGGTCGCTGTTCCCAAAGAAAATAGCGATATCTTCGCCAATGCAGTTGGAGGCAACGGAGGGTATATAAATCTTACAACTGATGGCGTTTATGGGCTTAAGTTCCGCGATCGCCTTACCCCCTCAAGCGACATTACTGCCCGTTCGGAGTTTGGAGTCAATGGTATTGTCGAGATCTTTACCCTTGGAGTAGATCCCAGTCAGGATTTATCTACCTTGGAAGCAACTCCTGTTGATGTCGAAGGATTGGTAGGACAAGGCTGCCAAGCCAGCAGCGATCGACCAGAAAGCAAATTTGTCGTTACCGGGAAAGGTGGTTTGCCTGCCAACCCCAACGAACCTCTAGGTGATGAAGGGGTGCTGGTGGATTTGGGCACTCCGAGAAACCAAGGGAACAGGGGAACAGGGGAGCAGGGGAGAACTTACCTCGCGCCCTCAATTCAAAATGCCAAATCCCAAATGCCAAATCGGATTGTGGAAGCTCAAGGGTGGGTAGTGAACGAGAAAGGAGAAGTTACCCTTACAGCCGCAGCACCTGCTGTTACCCCGCACCAATCTTGGCAGAAGCCCGCGAAGTGTAATACCTAA